The Archangium primigenium genomic interval TACCGCTTCAACAGCTTCTACCAGAACGAGATGCACCCGTTCGTCGACGCCATGGTGGACGGCCTCAAGGAGGCGGGAGCGCGCACGCGCCGTCCGGGCGTGGCCAACCGGATGCTGCTGTTGAGCGCCCGGCGCTACGAGGAGGACATCCGGCTGATGCACGGGGTGGCCGACCAGCTCATCGCGGAGCGGCGGAGGGATCCGGCCGCGGGCCCGAAGAACGATCTGCTTGGCCGCATGCTCTCCGCGCGGGATCCCGTCACCGGCGAGACGCTGTCCGACGAGAACATCCGCTACCAGATGGTGACCTTCCTCATCGCGGGTCACGAGACGACGAGCGGCCTGCTCTCCTTCGCGCTCCACCTGTTGCTCAAGAACCCCCGGGTGCTGCACGCCGCGCGCGCGCGCGTCGACGAGGTGCTCGGCACGGACACGCCCCGGCTGGATCACCTGGCCTCGCTGCGCTACGTGGAGCAGATCCTCATGGAGACCCTGCGCCTGTGGCCCACCGCGCCGGGCTTCGCGGTGCACCCGCATGAGGACACCGTCCTCGGGGGCCGCTACGCCGTCACGGCCCAGGACACGGTGATGATCTTCCCGCCCACCCTGCACCGGGATCCCACGGTGTGGGGAGCGGACGCGGAGGCGTTCCGGCCCGAGCGCTTCGACCGCGACGCGGAGGCCCGGCTGCCGCCCAACGCCTGGAAGCCCTTCGGCAACGGCCAGCGCGCCTGCATCGGCCGTCCCTTCGCCATGCAGGAGGCCCAGCTCGTCCTGTCGATGATCCTCCAGCGCTTCGACCTGTTCGAGGACGACCCCTCCTACACGCTCAAGATCAAGCAGGCGCTCACCATCAAGCCGGACGGCTTCCGCATCCGCGTGCGGCGGCGGGAGCCGACCGCGCTCAAGTCCCGGAGCGCCCCGCCCGCCACGCCGCGCGCGCCGCCCCGGCCCGAGTCCTCGCCCCTCCCGGCGCGCACCGAGGGCCCCCGCACGCGCTTGCTCGTGCTCTACGGCTCGAACACGGGCTCGGCGCAGGCGTTCGCGCAGCGCATCGGCAACGACGCGCCCGCGCGGGGCTATGCCGTGGAGGTCGCGCCCATGGACGACCACGCGGGCCGGCTGCCGACCGAGGGCGCCGTCCTCGTGCTCACCGCCTCGTACGAAGGCCAGCCCCCCGACAACGCCCGCCAGTTCGTCGCCGCGCTGGAGGCGGCCCCCGCCGGGGCGTTCGCGGGCGTGAAGTACGCCGTCTTCGGCTGCGGCAACCGGCAATGGGCGCGCACCTACCAGGCCATTCCCCTCAAGGTGGACGGCCTGCTGGAGGCGGCGGGGGCGCACCGGCTCAAGCCGCGCGGCGAGGCGGATGCCTCCGAGGACTTCTTCGGCGCCTTCGACGCGTGGTACGCGACGCTGTGGCACGAGCTCGGCGCCGTCCTCGGCACGGACAGCGCCGGAGCGTCCGCGGCCACCCCGCTCCAGGTCGAGGTGGTGCGCGAGGGCCGCTCGGCGATCCTGCGGCAGGAGGACCTGGGCGCGGGCCAGCTCGTGGAGAACCGGGAGCTGGTGGACATGGCCGCCCCCCAGGCCCGCTCCAAGCGGCACTTGGAGCTCGAGCTGCCCGAGGGGATGACCTACCGGGCGGGCGACTACCTCGCGGTCCTGCCGAGGAACCCGGGCGTGAACGTCGAGCGGGCGATGCGCCGCTTCGGCTTCGCCCCGGACGCCCAGGTCATCGTGCACAAGGAAGGCGCCCACCTGACGGCGCTGCCCACCGGCTACCCCATCGCCGTGAGCGAGCTGCTCGCCAGCTACGTGGAGCTCGGACAGCCGGCCACCCGGGCCCAGGTGGAGACGCTCGCCAAGGCCACCCGGTGCCCCCCGGAGAAGCTGCCCCTGGAGGCGCTGGCCCGGGAGGAGTCCTACCGGCGCGAGGTGCTCGACAAGCGCGTGAGCGTGTTGGAGCTGCTCGAGCGCTTCCCCGCGTGTGCGCTGTCCTTCGCCGGCTTCCTGGAGATGCTGCCGCCGCTCAAGGCCCGGCAGTACTCCATCGCCTCCTCGCCGCTGTGGAACCCGACCCGCTGCGCGCTCACGGTCGCCGTCGTCGATGCGCCCGCCTACTCGGGCCAGGGCCGCTACCTCGGCGTGACGTCCAACTACCTCGCCGCCCTGGCGCCCCCGGCCCGCGTGTCCGTGGCGGTGCGGCCCAGCCAGCCCCGCTTCCATCCCCCGGAGGATCCCCAGGTCCCCCTGGTGCTGATCTGCGCGGGCACTGGCATCGCCCCCTTCCGGGGATTCCTCCAGGAGCGGGCCCTCCAGGCCCGGGAGGGGCGGCGCGTCGGCCCGGCCCTGCTCTTCTTCGGCTGCGACCATCCGGAGGCGGACTTCCTCTACCGCGAGGAGCTGGAGGCCTGGCAGCTCGCCGGGGTCGTGGACGTGCGGCCGGCCTTCACCCTCGCGCCGGAGGGCGAGGTGACGTTCGTCCAGCACCGCGTCTGGAAGGACCGCGCGGACGTGGCCGAGCTGTTCCGGCGAGGCGCCACGGTGTACGTCTGCGGGGACGGGCGGCGCATGGCACCCGCGGTGCGCGAGACCCTGGTCCGCATCTACGCGGAGGCCACCGGGGCGACGCGGGAGGAGGCCGAGCGCTGGGCCCTGCAGGTGGAGCGCGAGCACGGCCGCTTCGTGGCGGATGTCTTCGCCTAGGCCCGGGCGGGCCCCAGTCGCACTTGGAGAAGGACGAACGCGCCGGGACCGAGCAGGATGGCGACGTGAGCAAGGAACCCACCCAGAGCGCGGGGCGCGCCGACATCCTCGCGGCGGCGCTGCGCGAATTCGCCGACCACGGCTTCACGGGCGCCACCACGGCGGGGATCGCCCGGCGCGCGGGCGTCACCCAGCCCCTGGTCCACCACCACTTCGGCTCCAAGCAGGGGCTGTGGCTCGCGGTGCTGTCCCAGTTCCACCAGGATCTCAACGAGGCCTTGTCGCACACCATCCAGGAGGCGGAGGAGGAGGGCGTGGACCGGCGCACGCGGCTGTCGCGACTGCTGCGCACGCTCGTGGCCTTCCTGGGCCGCCACCCCGAGCTCAGCCGGCTGCTGCGCACCGAGAGCAACGCGAGCGGCGCCCCCTTCGAGGAGCTGCACACCCGGTGGATCTCCGGACAGGTGGAGCTGTTCCAGCGCGAGCTGGCGGCCGCCGTGGAGGATGGCACGCTGCGGCCCGTGGACCCGCGGCTGACCTACCCGCTCCTCATCGGCGCCTGCATCCAACCCTTCGCCGAGCCGGGGACGGTCCAGCGCGCCTTCGGCCTGGACATGCACCATCCCGCCAATGTGGAGCTCTACGCGGACTTCGTCGTGGACGTGCTCTTGCGAGGCCTCGGCGGTCCCCCCGAGCCGCCCCGTGCGCCGCGAACCCGGCGCCGCTAAATCCCCGATACGCCCGCGAGGAGCAGACCCATGCCATCCGCCTCCCCTCCCCTCCATCCCGATCTGCAACGGATCGCGCGCCTCCACCCGAACATCACGATGACCCGGCCGGTGCTCGCCGTGATGCGCTTGATCATGCGCTTCATGCCCAAGACGCGCATCCCCGAGGACGTGGTCGTCCAGGACACGCGGGTGCCCGGGCCCTCCGGGGCGCCGCCCGTCCGCGTGCGGACCTACCGGCCCCGACAGCCCGCCCCCGGCCCGACTCCGGCGCTGCTGTGGATTCACGGGGGCGGCTACATCCTCGGCCTGCCGGAGATGGATGACTTCCTGTGCATCGACTTCGCCCGGGAGCTGGGCATCCTCGTCGTCTCCGTGGACTACCGGCTGGCGCCCGAGCACCCCTTTCCGGGCCCGCTGGAGGACTGCTACGCGGCGTTGACGTGGCTCTTCGCCCAGGCGGGCGCGCTCGACGTCCTTCCCGAGCGCATCGCCATCGGCGGGGCGAGCGCGGGCGGCGGGCTCGCGGCGGCGCTGGCGCAACGGGCCCATGATCGCGCCGAGGTCCGCCCCTGCTTCCAACTGCTCGTCTACCCGATGCTGGATGACCGCACGACGAGGCGCACGGACATCGACGGCACGCACCACCGCACCTGGAACCAGGGCAGCAACGTGTTCGGGTGGCGTGCCTACCTGGGCCACGAGCCGGGGGGCGCGGAGGCGCCGACCCATGCCGTCCCCGCGCGGCGCGAGGATCTCTCGGGGCTGCCGCCGGCCTGGCTCGGCGTGGGCACCCATGACCTGTTCCACGACGAGGACCTCGCGTACGCCCGTCGCCTGGAGGCCGCGGGCGTGCCCTGCGCCGTCACCGTGGTGCCCGGCGCCTTCCATGGCTTCGAG includes:
- a CDS encoding TetR family transcriptional regulator; amino-acid sequence: MSKEPTQSAGRADILAAALREFADHGFTGATTAGIARRAGVTQPLVHHHFGSKQGLWLAVLSQFHQDLNEALSHTIQEAEEEGVDRRTRLSRLLRTLVAFLGRHPELSRLLRTESNASGAPFEELHTRWISGQVELFQRELAAAVEDGTLRPVDPRLTYPLLIGACIQPFAEPGTVQRAFGLDMHHPANVELYADFVVDVLLRGLGGPPEPPRAPRTRRR
- a CDS encoding bifunctional cytochrome P450/NADPH--P450 reductase; amino-acid sequence: MATLVPIPQPRPRPLLGNLPDVDPDLSILSFMDLARIHGPIFRLEMAGRSLIVVGSQALVNEVCDEKRFGKVIHSSLRELRAIGGDGLFTAHTEEPNWGKAHRILMPAFGPLGVREMFAPMLDVAEQMLLRWERFGAGTVLDVPDQMTRLTLDTIALCAFDYRFNSFYQNEMHPFVDAMVDGLKEAGARTRRPGVANRMLLLSARRYEEDIRLMHGVADQLIAERRRDPAAGPKNDLLGRMLSARDPVTGETLSDENIRYQMVTFLIAGHETTSGLLSFALHLLLKNPRVLHAARARVDEVLGTDTPRLDHLASLRYVEQILMETLRLWPTAPGFAVHPHEDTVLGGRYAVTAQDTVMIFPPTLHRDPTVWGADAEAFRPERFDRDAEARLPPNAWKPFGNGQRACIGRPFAMQEAQLVLSMILQRFDLFEDDPSYTLKIKQALTIKPDGFRIRVRRREPTALKSRSAPPATPRAPPRPESSPLPARTEGPRTRLLVLYGSNTGSAQAFAQRIGNDAPARGYAVEVAPMDDHAGRLPTEGAVLVLTASYEGQPPDNARQFVAALEAAPAGAFAGVKYAVFGCGNRQWARTYQAIPLKVDGLLEAAGAHRLKPRGEADASEDFFGAFDAWYATLWHELGAVLGTDSAGASAATPLQVEVVREGRSAILRQEDLGAGQLVENRELVDMAAPQARSKRHLELELPEGMTYRAGDYLAVLPRNPGVNVERAMRRFGFAPDAQVIVHKEGAHLTALPTGYPIAVSELLASYVELGQPATRAQVETLAKATRCPPEKLPLEALAREESYRREVLDKRVSVLELLERFPACALSFAGFLEMLPPLKARQYSIASSPLWNPTRCALTVAVVDAPAYSGQGRYLGVTSNYLAALAPPARVSVAVRPSQPRFHPPEDPQVPLVLICAGTGIAPFRGFLQERALQAREGRRVGPALLFFGCDHPEADFLYREELEAWQLAGVVDVRPAFTLAPEGEVTFVQHRVWKDRADVAELFRRGATVYVCGDGRRMAPAVRETLVRIYAEATGATREEAERWALQVEREHGRFVADVFA
- a CDS encoding alpha/beta hydrolase, which produces MPSASPPLHPDLQRIARLHPNITMTRPVLAVMRLIMRFMPKTRIPEDVVVQDTRVPGPSGAPPVRVRTYRPRQPAPGPTPALLWIHGGGYILGLPEMDDFLCIDFARELGILVVSVDYRLAPEHPFPGPLEDCYAALTWLFAQAGALDVLPERIAIGGASAGGGLAAALAQRAHDRAEVRPCFQLLVYPMLDDRTTRRTDIDGTHHRTWNQGSNVFGWRAYLGHEPGGAEAPTHAVPARREDLSGLPPAWLGVGTHDLFHDEDLAYARRLEAAGVPCAVTVVPGAFHGFEVIARSAGVSREFRGVYTAALRGALFPG